The sequence below is a genomic window from Rudanella lutea DSM 19387.
AGGATACCGTGCTGGTACAGAACCCGTCGTTTTTACGGTCGGCAGATAGTCTCCTTACGGCAACGCCTGTAGAAGATATCAAGACCTATATGCGCTGGAATCTGCTGAAAAGCTCGGCCCCATATCTGAGTGAGCCGTTCGTGAAGCAGAACTTCGCCTTTAGCCGCGTGCTGACCGGTCAGAAAGAGCAAACCCCACGCTGGCAGCGGATGAGCAGCCTGATCGACGGGACGCTGGGCGACTTGCTGGGGCAGTTGTACGTACAGCAGTACTTTAAGCCCGAAGCCAAGCAGCGGATGCTCGTGCTGGTTGATAACCTGGAGGCTTCGTACAAAGAGCATATCAACGGATTGGAGTGGATGAGCGCTGATACCAAAAAGCGGGCGCTGAACAAGCTGACCTCGTTTAAGCGCAAGATTGGATACCCCGATAAGTGGAAAAACTACGATGGCGTAACCATCCGGCGCGATGACTTCTACGGCAACGTAAAATCGGCAAGCAAGTGGTCGTACAACTACATGATCAACCGGCTGGGTAAGCCCATCGACAAAACGGAGTGGGGTATGACACCGCCGACCGTAAATGCCTACTACAATCCCGTAAACAACGAGATCGCGTTCCCGGCGGCTATTCTGCAATTCCCTTTCTTCGATTTTGAAGCCGACGATGCCATCAATTACGGTGGTATCGGGGCTGTAATCGGGCATGAAATGACCCACGGTTTCGATGATTCGGGCCGGCAGTATGATGCCGACGGTATGCTACGCGATTGGTGGACGAAAGAAGATGCGGCTAACTTCAAGCAGCGGGCCGATCAGGTGAAGGAGCAGTTTTTTGGCTTCAAAGTTCTCGACTCGCTCAAGGTAAACGGTCAGCTGACGCTGGGCGAAAACCTGGCCGATCTGGGTGGCCTGGCCATTGCCTACGATGCGTTCAAGAAAACGAAGCAGGGTAAAAGCAAAGCCTTGATCGACGGTTTCACACCCGATCAGCGTTTCTTCCTGTCGTGGGCGCAAATCTGGCGGGCCAATGTACTGCCCGAGACGCAGGCGCAGTTAATTCTGACGGATCCGCACTCTCCGGGGCAGTACCGTTGTAACGGACCGGTAGCTAATATCGATGCC
It includes:
- a CDS encoding M13 family metallopeptidase; amino-acid sequence: MNKRIALLSAVALSAGLMAATPPTNKPASAKAPKPGTAKGPFIDRQNMDLAVKPGDDFYRYANGEWLKKNTIPASKTRWGSFDELREKSLQAMKTLLEDATKSTNRGRLYQMVGDFYSSGMDSVSIDKKGFDPIKADLARIDAVKNKADVLNEMAYQRTQGNGMLHGFFVAQDRKNVSKYLPQLSQGGTTLPDRDYYLKNDPRSQKIREAYRDHLTKMFGLIGEEPSRASQNADLVMRLETALARAQMSRVEMRDPYKTYNKLTVTDLTKQTPGMPWASLMEKMGVRNQDTVLVQNPSFLRSADSLLTATPVEDIKTYMRWNLLKSSAPYLSEPFVKQNFAFSRVLTGQKEQTPRWQRMSSLIDGTLGDLLGQLYVQQYFKPEAKQRMLVLVDNLEASYKEHINGLEWMSADTKKRALNKLTSFKRKIGYPDKWKNYDGVTIRRDDFYGNVKSASKWSYNYMINRLGKPIDKTEWGMTPPTVNAYYNPVNNEIAFPAAILQFPFFDFEADDAINYGGIGAVIGHEMTHGFDDSGRQYDADGMLRDWWTKEDAANFKQRADQVKEQFFGFKVLDSLKVNGQLTLGENLADLGGLAIAYDAFKKTKQGKSKALIDGFTPDQRFFLSWAQIWRANVLPETQAQLILTDPHSPGQYRCNGPVANIDAWYKAFNVQPGDKMYKPADQRIKVW